One region of Drosophila kikkawai strain 14028-0561.14 chromosome 2R, DkikHiC1v2, whole genome shotgun sequence genomic DNA includes:
- the LOC108078030 gene encoding uncharacterized protein isoform X2, which translates to MAIIRRLPWPELLFLFVGVWLCLALEPNAAARLPSDRVVFPSESQPKLESRLKEIDREMAEVSRLTNVSLLMVPQEAKKSMPRMASTSIDTGSEKPPATTTGKGKEEIKKPAPEGSNPTTPRNQTRPSSESKVITFGSEPESNSQRPWDQTEVPTTVKIKVVLEPRITLETTRICPEGFTLSATHCRKNA; encoded by the coding sequence ATGGCCATTATACGGCGGCTTCCCTGGCCGGAGCTGCTGTTTCTGTTTGTCGGTGTCTGGTTGTGTCTGGCATTGGAACCAAATGCTGCAGCTCGGTTGCCCAGCGATCGCGTTGTCTTTCCCTCGGAGTCACAGCCCAAACTGGAGTCCCGTCTCAAGGAAATCGATCGGGAAATGGCCGAAGTGTCACGTCTGACGAATGTCAGTCTTCTCATGGTGCCCCAGGAAGCCAAGAAAAGCATGCCGAGAATGGCCAGTACTAGTATAGATACCGGAAGTGAAAAGCCACCAGCAACCACAACCGGAAAAGGGAAAGAAGAGATCAAAAAACCAGCTCCGGAGGGGAGTAATCCTACTACACCGAGAAACCAAACCCGTCCTTCCAGCGAATCCAAGGTGATAACCTTTGGCAGCGAGCCGGAATCAAATAGCCAGCGTCCCTGGGACCAAACAGAGGTTCCTACGACCGTCAAGATAAAGGTGGTGCTGGAGCCAAGGATAACGCTGGAAACGACACGAATTTGTCCGGAGGGCTTCACATTGAGCGCCACCCATTGTCGCAAGAATGCCTA
- the LOC108078030 gene encoding uncharacterized protein isoform X1, which produces MAIIRRLPWPELLFLFVGVWLCLALEPNAAARLPSDRVVFPSESQPKLESRLKEIDREMAEVSRLTNVSLLMVPQEAKKSMPRMASTSIDTGSEKPPATTTGKGKEEIKKPAPEGSNPTTPRNQTRPSSESKVITFGSEPESNSQRPWDQTEVPTTVKIKVVLEPRITLETTRICPEGFTLSATHCRKNA; this is translated from the coding sequence ATGGCCATTATACGGCGGCTTCCCTGGCCGGAGCTGCTGTTTCTGTTTGTCGGTGTCTGGTTGTGTCTGGCATTGGAACCAAATGCTGCAGCTCGGTTGCCCAGCGATCGCGTTGTCTTTCCCTCGGAGTCACAGCCCAAACTGGAGTCCCGTCTCAAGGAAATCGATCGGGAAATGGCCGAAGTGTCACGTCTGACGAATGTCAGTCTTCTCATGGTGCCCCAGGAAGCCAAGAAAAGCATGCCGAGAATGGCCAGTACTAGTATAGATACCGGAAGTGAAAAGCCACCAGCAACCACAACCGGAAAAGGGAAAGAAGAGATCAAAAAACCAGCTCCGGAGGGGAGTAATCCTACTACACCGAGAAACCAAACCCGTCCTTCCAGCGAATCCAAGGTGATAACCTTTGGCAGCGAGCCGGAATCAAATAGCCAGCGTCCCTGGGACCAAACAGAGGTTCCTACGACCGTCAAGATAAAGGTGGTGCTGGAGCCAAGGATAACGCTGGAAACGACACGAATTTGTCCGGAGGGCTTCACATTGAGCGCCACCCATTGTCGCAAGAATGCCTAG
- the LOC108078054 gene encoding uncharacterized protein translates to MPDIELKQFSVLQLKNWLGALGRPTSGTKAELIARLQAISPETRGDPPAKTSSSQDDQPPINQPAAEPVNGTDGAASLLVLQEQHGGDLQEVSGDAQLMASQASENFEFEQLSLVDAEKATLQKIRDEIDASMAVLQRIHTEIDGANKNKSVHVHQIHDVIKNTMENSRSANIGANSDAVKFNSTKVTITADNIGPDNTSVGKQIDGSVDQRMNTNVNKLLESPAASLALAKEVTMEYNGSVCARNWVTQLQNIGKVYNLDDGCMHMLLIAKLKGNAQRWLHANATRILEPADQLCEQLIMTFGVKMSKGELRNAFQRRQWSPEEKFAAYFEDKVMLANDINIDLEELLENIIEGIPAPALRNQARIQCFSEPMQILRAFAEVRLPERKTGSTSTKQLSGRVASNKDLRCANCNSKGHFAKECLKPKREPGSCYACGTMGHFVGQCPERKSANTNNYNAS, encoded by the exons ATGCCTGACATAGAGTTAAAGCAGTTCTCGGTGCTCCAACTGAAAAATTGGTTGGGAGCTCTCGGACGCCCGACTTCCGGCACTAAAGCGGAATTAATCGCGCGTCTGCAAGCTATCTCCCCAGAGACACGTGGCGACCCGCCAGCCAAGACATCGAGCAGCCAGGACGATCAGCCACCAATCAACCAACCGGCAGCAGAACCAGTGAACGGGACAGATGGAGCTGCATCTTTGCTGGTACTGCAGGAGCAGCACGGTGGAGACTTGCAAGAAGTCTCAGGCGACGCGCAATTAATGGCGTCACAAGCCTCGGAGAATTTCGAGTTTGAACAACTATCGCTCGTGGATGCTGAAAAAGCCACCCTACAGAAGATTCGTGATGAAATAGACGCGAGCATGGCCGTATTGCAGAGGATTCACACAGAGATCGACGGCGCAAACAAGAACAAATCCGTTCATGTTCACCAAATCCATGACGTCATCAAAAATACCATGGAAAATTCTAGAAGTGCTAACATTGGCGCCAACAGCGACGCTGTTAAGTTTAACAGCACCAAAGTGACCATCACCGCCGATAACATTGGTCCGGACAATACCAGTGTTGGAAAACAGATCGATGGAAGTGTTGATCAACGCATGAAcacaaatgtaaacaaactacTGGAATCTCCGGCAGCATCGCTTGCTTTGGCAAAAGAAGTTACAATGGAATACAACGGCAGCGTGTGTGCGCGCAATTGGGTCACACAGCTTCAGAACATTGGCAAGGTGTATAATTTAGACGATGGCTGCATGCATATGCTTCTGATTGCCAAACTAAAGGGAAACGCACAACGCTGGCTGCACGCAAACGCCACGCGCATTCTGGAGCCGGCCGATCAACTTTGCGAACAACTTATTATGACGTTCGGCGTTAAAATGTCCAAAGGAGAGCTGAGAAACGCATTCCAAAGACGTCAATGGAGTCCAGAAGAGAAGTTTGCCGCTTATTTCGAGGACAAGGTTATGCTAGCTAACGACATCAACATCGATTTGGAGGAGCTTCTGGAGAACATCATAGAAGGCATCCCAGCACCAGCGCTGCGTAACCAGGCACGCATACAGTGCTTTTCCGAACCGATGCAGATTCTGCGGGCCTTCGCGGAAGTCCGTTTACCAGAGCGCAAAACTGGAAGCACTTCGACAAAGCAGCTATCTGGAAGAGTTGCATCCAATAAGGACTTGCGGTGCGCCAACTGCAACTCCAAAGGGCACTTCGCCAAGGAGTGCCTCAAACCGAAGAGGGAGCCCGGTTCCTGCTACGCCTGTGGCACGATGGGACATTTCGTCGGACAGTGTCCGGAGCGCAAGAGTGCGAACACAAACAACTAT AATGCCTCATAG
- the Gbp1 gene encoding uncharacterized protein Gbp1, with protein sequence MIPVSQSVELRRRKQTCICPMMSFALNLLVLCLGSLCLLFLSIEARSRPCIDDRIVFPKDNDEDVFSSKFALPSANSTTTEVPSTTKITSLSTKETTELVSTDSEELITEKPVVDNRILIDTSPKCKEGFELRANRCRKSA encoded by the coding sequence ATGATCCCAGTGTCTCAGTCTGTGGAGCTTCGTCGTAGAAAACAAACGTGCATCTGTCCGATGATGTCGTTCGCTCTTAACCTATTGGTGCTGTGCCTGGGCTCTTTGTGTTTGCTTTTCCTCTCGATTGAAGCCAGATCTCGGCCCTGCATCGACGATCGCATAGTATTTCCCAAGGATAACGATGAAGACGTATTCTCCTCCAAGTTCGCCTTGCCGAGTGCCAACTCAACGACAACGGAGGTGCCTTCGACCACAAAAATAACTTCTTTATCAACTAAAGAGACAACTGAGCTCGTTTCGACCGATTCGGAGGAGTTGATCACCGAGAAGCCGGTGGTAGACAATCGAATATTGATCGATACATCCCCGAAATGCAAAGAAGGCTTCGAGCTGCGGGCGAATCGTTGCCGAAAGTCGGCTTAG
- the Gbp2 gene encoding uncharacterized protein Gbp2, which yields MASQLLSLGLALALIFLIGGHWTDARPQNPYYVENGGQGGFGGPETHHHRPHHGHGYGHGHGHGNGHGHEHGFGHGQGQGVGYGSGFSGGFPPQQSSTYGRYPPPTYPVNQFPGGPFSGQQPGGGHFGNRQPGNVFGGQQPGSNFRPQPGQGGDYNRGQSGFQQPGGNLNRGQTGGDFNRGQAGGDFNGRRQPGFQQPGTGSNRGQPGIQQPGTDTNRSPPGFQQPEGDLNARQPGSNELPTYSPGGFRQTGSGENTLQPRPGPGQSPGRGGGFQQPGHQPGSSSNPIQPRPGNNEEDDFSQFNFQTPNSLQPRPGQNPEAGEASSVIQPIPGQTSTRDNVANNLGDLFNTQDYLSPELSQGVGSRSGSERDPKSETEEARPESVNQRNLFDTDPICTNGTERMAGRCRKKA from the exons ATGGCTTCCCAGCTCTTATCTCTGGGCTTGGCTCTGGCACTGATCTTCCTAATCGGCGGTCACTGGACAGATGCACGTCCTCAGAATCCTTACTATGTGGAAAACGGAGGACAGGGCGGATTTGGAGGACCAGAAAC GCATCATCATCGCCCGCATCATGGGCATGGAtacggacatggacatggacacgGAAACGGACACGGACACGAGCATGGATTTGGACATGGACAAGGACAAGGGGTTGGTTACGGCTCGGGTTTCTCTGGAGGTTTTCCTCCCCAACAGTCTTCAACCTATGGTCGTTACCCACCACCTACGTATCCCGTCAACCAGTTTCCTGGAGGTCCTTTCTCTGGACAACAGCCTGGCGGCGGTCACTTTGGAAATAGACAGCCCGGCAACGTCTTTGGAGGTCAACAGCCTGGCTCCAATTTCAGACCTCAACCGGGTCAGGGTGGAGACTACAACAGAGGACAATCAGGTTTCCAGCAGCCAGGAGGAAATTTGAACAGGGGACAAACGGGTGGAGACTTCAACAGAGGCCAGGCAGGAGGAGATTTCAATGGAAGGCGACAGCCTGGCTTCCAGCAACCTGGAACAGGCTCCAATCGAGGACAACCTGGCATTCAGCAGCCAGGAACTGATACGAATCGATCACCACCTGGCTTCCAGCAACCTGAGGGTGACCTCAACGCCAGGCAACCAGGCAGCAATGAGCTGCCGACCTATTCCCCCGGAGGATTCCGGCAAACCGGCAGTGGTGAGAATACCCTGCAGCCGCGACCAGGACCAGGTCAAAGCCCAGGAAGAGGGGGAGGTTTCCAGCAGCCTGGACATCAGCCGGGAAGCTCCAGCAATCCTATTCAGCCTCGTCCAGGCAACAACGAAGAGGACGACTTCTCGCAGTTTAATTTCCAAACTCCAAACAGTCTGCAGCCACGACCGGGACAGAATCCAGAAGCCGGAGAAGCCTCCTCAGTGATCCAACCCATTCCTGGCCAGACTTCGACACGCGACAATGTGGCTAACAATCTGGGTGACCTCTTCAACACCCAGGACTACCTGTCACCAGAACTAAGCCAAGGAGTGGGATCCAGGTCAGGATCCGAGCGGGATCCCAAGTCCGAGACTGAGGAGGCGCGCCCGGAGTCGGTGAATCAGCGGAACCTTTTCGACACTGATCCCATCTGCACCAATGGAACCGAGAGGATGGCTGGACGTTGCCGGAAGAAGGCCTAG
- the LOC108078040 gene encoding uncharacterized protein gives METPKNGGAAFKYGPAVRIGIAVLVLHTAGWLGWKAVNQDAESKEAKVTANAKHEQLRAALAEK, from the coding sequence atGGAAACCCCAAAAAACGGAGGAGCTGCCTTTAAATATGGTCCCGCTGTCCGGATTGGCATTGCCGTCCTGGTGCTGCACACCGCCGGCTGGCTGGGTTGGAAGGCGGTCAACCAGGATGCGGAGTCCAAGGAGGCTAAGGTCACTGCCAATGCCAAGCACGAACAACTGCGGGCGGCACTTGCGGAAAAGTGA